The following proteins are co-located in the Bacillus pumilus genome:
- a CDS encoding HAMP domain-containing sensor histidine kinase, whose amino-acid sequence MKPLSIKKKVLFLILAVTGIVAASALALTYYLYQHLYIDKQIDSLSLQGKKLAEIYHKHGKDTYFTNRIEWANGSSEANIIFTDDPMELSSGIPFDTNTNDNLITFKERQKLLQGETVVLIREHPQFHQDILGIAIPVFSNKDDLSGTIFLSMPLSDVYEPFVQIRLTLGVSILFILLLIFFIGYKSSNKVVRTINKMKEIAMEMESGDFSKRMAVTKKGDELNQLSRSFNKLSSTLEKVEQHRREFLANVSHELRTPLSYMKGYAEGIEEGVIDQKKGMQIIQDEATRLSRLVHDLLDLAQLEGDSYPLTTEPIVFAQLIHDVLDQMAIIANQKGISLKRTLEEDCIVYGDSDRLQQVVRNLLDNAIHYTPSGKSISIELHVQQNTAELRVTDEGNGIPKEDLPHVSERFYRVNKARTRKDGGSGLGLAIVYQIIKKHHGIFIIQSKPGLGTTAIIQLPNASFNESLPTQ is encoded by the coding sequence ATGAAGCCATTATCCATTAAAAAGAAAGTACTCTTCTTAATCCTTGCAGTTACCGGAATTGTTGCAGCCTCAGCCCTCGCACTTACCTATTATTTATATCAGCACTTATATATTGATAAACAAATTGACTCCTTAAGTTTACAAGGAAAGAAGCTGGCAGAAATCTATCACAAACACGGTAAAGACACGTATTTTACCAATAGAATCGAATGGGCAAATGGCTCAAGTGAGGCGAACATTATTTTCACAGATGACCCAATGGAGCTTTCAAGTGGTATCCCTTTTGATACGAACACCAATGATAACCTCATCACGTTCAAGGAACGCCAAAAGCTTCTTCAAGGGGAAACCGTCGTGTTAATTAGAGAACATCCACAGTTTCATCAAGATATTCTCGGTATCGCCATCCCTGTTTTCTCAAACAAAGATGATCTATCGGGGACAATTTTTCTCTCGATGCCCTTATCCGATGTTTATGAGCCATTTGTCCAAATCAGATTGACACTTGGCGTATCCATTTTATTTATCCTTCTGCTGATTTTCTTTATCGGATATAAGAGTTCCAATAAAGTCGTGCGGACGATTAATAAAATGAAAGAAATTGCAATGGAAATGGAATCTGGTGATTTTTCAAAACGCATGGCTGTGACTAAAAAAGGGGATGAGTTAAATCAGCTTAGCCGTTCCTTTAATAAACTGTCTTCTACCCTCGAAAAGGTTGAACAGCACCGCAGAGAATTTCTTGCGAATGTGTCTCACGAACTTAGGACTCCTTTAAGTTATATGAAAGGATATGCAGAAGGAATTGAAGAGGGCGTCATTGATCAAAAAAAAGGAATGCAAATCATCCAAGATGAAGCCACACGTTTAAGCCGGCTTGTTCACGATCTTTTAGACCTTGCGCAGTTAGAGGGGGATTCTTATCCACTAACGACGGAGCCAATCGTCTTTGCACAGCTTATCCATGATGTTCTTGATCAAATGGCAATCATCGCTAATCAAAAAGGCATTTCTCTCAAACGGACACTTGAAGAGGATTGTATTGTTTATGGTGATAGCGATCGCCTACAACAAGTGGTCCGTAATTTACTGGACAATGCCATTCATTACACTCCATCTGGGAAGTCAATTTCGATTGAATTACATGTTCAGCAAAACACGGCTGAATTGAGAGTGACGGACGAAGGCAATGGCATTCCAAAAGAAGATCTACCGCATGTTTCCGAGCGATTTTATCGAGTAAATAAAGCACGTACGAGAAAGGATGGCGGCTCTGGGCTTGGACTAGCTATTGTCTATCAAATTATCAAAAAACATCATGGCATATTCATTATTCAATCTAAGCCCGGACTCGGAACAACAGCCATCATTCAGCTGCCTAATGCTTCATTCAATGAGAGCTTGCCTACTCAATAA
- a CDS encoding ArnT family glycosyltransferase, producing the protein MIRRFQKFDIYLFFILILSAILNIYHIWKDDTVNAYYTAAVTSMMQSWHNFFFASFDPAGYVTVDKPPLTFWLQTISAKIFGLHGWSVILPQALAGIGSVYLIYRLVKPTFGQAAARLAALIMACTPIAVAVSRTNNIDSLLVFILLLATGMMFKAVKQQKVLWAIASFAMIGVGFNTKMLQAYMIVPALILFYIIAYRTTWKKKLLSLMISMIVLLGVSASWSIAVDLTSKDNRPYMGSSQSNSALELAFGYNGLQRLTGQQSGGMGGGSSESGSQPTSQQGDQQNDNDLSTMPQPPSNGNQSSSDSSNQSSGQGQPSMQGPPSSTNGTTPPDMPSGDGSSDGPPNGDGGKMGNGSGMFGTGTKGPLRLFQSELSDQISWLLPFALFGAIGIFLSTAFERRRLNTKQKETLFWLAWLIPVAGFFSVAGFFHHYYLIMLAPPIAVLAGAGWASMTQLFQTGTGFKKWLLPIAILVTTSFEVFILSTFTSTIGFGLSIAVGLIGVGSVLALLLIKGKEKLKQLASLIAILGMLIAPLFWASTPLLYGGNSMLPEAGPQLATSSGIMGSQVNEKLISYLEKNNTGEAFLFGTTDATTASPYIIKTGKAVMALGGFSGSDNILTLSEFKQLVKDGKIKYFYLSGMRGGSSDILNWIQKNGKEVASSKWQNTSTSKTKQQTGSTDSKQSEQPDQSNGRMGGMESGTLYELSVDSFIYQKEENG; encoded by the coding sequence TTGATCAGACGTTTTCAGAAATTTGATATTTATTTATTTTTCATATTGATCTTATCTGCCATCTTAAACATTTATCACATTTGGAAAGATGATACGGTGAATGCGTATTATACTGCCGCTGTCACAAGTATGATGCAAAGTTGGCATAATTTCTTCTTTGCTTCATTTGATCCAGCAGGGTATGTCACGGTGGATAAACCACCGCTCACCTTCTGGCTGCAAACGATCAGTGCCAAAATTTTTGGTTTACATGGATGGAGTGTGATTTTGCCTCAAGCTTTGGCTGGCATTGGATCTGTTTATTTAATCTACCGTCTTGTCAAACCTACATTTGGTCAGGCCGCTGCAAGACTGGCTGCACTCATTATGGCTTGTACACCAATCGCAGTCGCTGTATCTCGTACAAATAACATTGACAGCTTACTTGTTTTTATCCTTTTACTAGCAACAGGAATGATGTTCAAGGCTGTGAAACAGCAAAAAGTGCTTTGGGCGATCGCTTCATTTGCAATGATCGGCGTCGGATTTAATACAAAGATGCTGCAAGCTTATATGATCGTACCAGCACTCATCCTTTTTTACATCATAGCTTATCGCACGACATGGAAGAAAAAATTGCTTTCACTGATGATTTCAATGATTGTTCTTTTAGGTGTATCTGCTTCGTGGTCGATAGCCGTTGATCTCACCTCAAAAGACAATCGCCCTTATATGGGATCAAGTCAATCCAATTCTGCATTAGAACTAGCCTTTGGCTACAACGGTCTCCAGCGGCTGACTGGTCAACAGTCTGGCGGAATGGGCGGCGGCTCAAGTGAGAGTGGAAGTCAACCAACTTCACAGCAGGGTGATCAGCAAAACGATAATGATTTATCCACCATGCCTCAGCCGCCATCTAATGGAAATCAAAGCAGCTCAGACAGCTCAAATCAATCTTCCGGTCAGGGACAGCCGTCTATGCAAGGACCGCCAAGCAGTACAAATGGCACGACACCACCTGATATGCCTTCTGGAGATGGAAGTAGTGATGGCCCGCCTAATGGTGATGGCGGAAAAATGGGAAATGGTTCTGGCATGTTTGGTACAGGAACAAAAGGTCCATTACGTCTGTTCCAATCTGAACTGTCCGATCAAATCAGCTGGCTGCTTCCATTTGCACTCTTTGGCGCTATTGGTATCTTCCTCTCAACAGCATTTGAAAGAAGACGTCTCAATACAAAACAAAAAGAAACACTATTTTGGTTAGCTTGGCTAATACCCGTTGCTGGATTTTTCAGTGTAGCTGGATTTTTCCACCACTATTATTTAATCATGCTGGCACCGCCAATTGCCGTATTAGCTGGAGCAGGCTGGGCCTCTATGACTCAATTATTCCAAACAGGAACCGGCTTTAAAAAATGGCTGCTTCCGATTGCTATTTTGGTAACAACATCATTTGAAGTCTTTATCTTATCCACCTTTACAAGCACGATTGGTTTTGGATTAAGCATTGCGGTCGGTCTCATTGGCGTTGGATCCGTCCTTGCCCTGCTATTGATAAAAGGAAAAGAAAAGCTAAAACAACTGGCGTCTCTCATCGCCATCCTTGGCATGCTGATCGCACCACTGTTCTGGGCAAGCACACCTCTTCTTTATGGAGGAAACAGCATGCTGCCAGAGGCTGGTCCTCAGCTTGCAACTTCAAGTGGCATTATGGGTTCCCAGGTGAATGAGAAGCTGATCAGCTACCTTGAGAAAAACAATACAGGGGAAGCCTTCCTGTTTGGTACAACAGATGCAACCACAGCTTCCCCTTACATTATTAAGACAGGGAAAGCGGTTATGGCATTAGGTGGATTTAGTGGCTCCGATAACATTTTAACGCTTAGCGAATTTAAACAGCTCGTCAAAGACGGAAAAATCAAATACTTCTATCTCTCTGGTATGAGAGGCGGAAGCTCAGACATTCTGAACTGGATTCAGAAAAACGGCAAAGAAGTGGCTTCTTCTAAATGGCAGAACACTTCTACATCCAAAACGAAACAACAAACAGGCAGCACTGACAGCAAGCAATCTGAACAACCTGATCAGTCAAATGGACGAATGGGCGGAATGGAGAGTGGCACCCTTTACGAACTATCCGTTGATTCATTCATCTATCAAAAGGAGGAAAATGGCTGA
- a CDS encoding glycosyltransferase family 2 protein has product MEKSIQYSIVVPVYNEELVIHESYQRLKTVMDSTGEAYELLFVNDGSMDRTAELIKGYCQTDPNVRLIDFSRNFGHQIAITAGMDYAKGQSIVVIDADLQDPPELILEMIAKWKEGYEVVYAVRTKRKGESVFKKYTASLFYRVLRQITEVDIPIDTGDFRLMDRKVCHEMRKIREKNPFVRGLVSWVGFKQIAVEYVRDERLAGETKYPLKKMLKLSMDGITSFSYKPLKLASVAGIALSAIGFISMFLVLYLKLFTKSTITGWSSLIVIQLFFSGIILFMLGMIGEYIGRIYDEAKDRPLYIVKESYGLQAKPHPVQSPVHFKHYKQH; this is encoded by the coding sequence ATGGAAAAAAGCATACAATATTCGATTGTTGTCCCAGTTTATAATGAAGAACTTGTCATCCATGAATCTTATCAGCGGCTCAAAACCGTCATGGATTCGACGGGAGAAGCATATGAGCTTCTCTTCGTCAATGACGGCAGTATGGATCGAACAGCTGAGCTGATTAAAGGATATTGCCAAACAGATCCGAATGTGAGACTCATTGATTTTTCTCGTAATTTTGGACATCAAATTGCGATCACAGCTGGCATGGATTACGCAAAGGGTCAGTCCATCGTGGTGATCGATGCAGATTTACAAGATCCGCCTGAATTGATATTAGAAATGATCGCAAAATGGAAGGAAGGCTATGAAGTGGTCTACGCCGTCCGCACCAAACGAAAAGGCGAATCGGTTTTCAAAAAGTACACCGCCTCCCTTTTCTATCGGGTTCTACGTCAAATCACCGAAGTAGACATTCCCATCGACACAGGTGACTTCAGGTTGATGGATCGTAAGGTGTGTCATGAAATGAGAAAAATACGCGAGAAAAACCCATTTGTCCGCGGCTTAGTCAGCTGGGTCGGCTTCAAACAAATTGCGGTAGAATACGTTCGAGATGAGCGGCTAGCAGGAGAAACGAAGTATCCTCTCAAAAAGATGCTCAAGCTCTCGATGGACGGAATTACGTCTTTCTCCTATAAACCTTTAAAACTAGCCAGTGTGGCAGGCATTGCCCTTTCTGCTATTGGATTCATTTCTATGTTTCTTGTTTTGTACTTAAAGCTTTTTACCAAAAGCACGATTACTGGCTGGAGTTCATTAATTGTCATTCAGCTGTTCTTTAGCGGCATCATCCTCTTCATGCTGGGAATGATCGGAGAGTATATTGGCCGAATCTACGATGAAGCGAAGGACCGGCCGCTTTATATCGTCAAGGAGAGCTACGGGCTTCAAGCAAAGCCGCACCCGGTTCAATCCCCTGTTCATTTCAAGCACTACAAACAGCATTAA
- a CDS encoding amino acid permease, which produces MEKEHVQLKRTMTSRHIMMLALGGAIGAGLFKGSSSAIDIAGPAVILAYMIGGLILLFIMQGLAEMTVARPGARTFRDLIEPVLGKYPAYFLDWIYWKMWVLNIAAEAIVSAIFIQYWFPQMPIWTLVLIISLVVTLINVCSVKMFAETEYWLASIKIAVIILFIIIGVTMLFVSFGQHAAPGLSNLTDHGGFFPNGTGGLIAAMLVVVYSYGGTEMIGVTLAETKNPEKVIPKAIQSTFVRIIGFYVLPFFIIVSLIPWNQVNNEQVSPFVTVFATIGVPYASDIMNGIILLAILSSMNSGLYASSRVLYTQAMDGRIWRGFSKLSKQQVPVRAILVCTSTLYAAVLISLFVGSQTFNYLMGSLSYTVLFIWFIIAVGHLKSRSVAEPGGYRVKLYPFTTWFSVIAIMAIFIGVVSTTPIVQTMVTMGIYLIITLSFFINRKRFETAA; this is translated from the coding sequence ATGGAAAAGGAACATGTGCAGTTAAAACGAACAATGACGTCAAGGCATATTATGATGCTTGCGCTTGGCGGTGCAATCGGTGCCGGTCTGTTTAAAGGAAGCAGTTCTGCCATTGATATTGCAGGTCCTGCTGTCATTTTGGCATATATGATTGGTGGTCTTATTTTATTATTTATTATGCAAGGACTTGCCGAAATGACTGTTGCACGACCTGGTGCAAGAACATTCCGTGATTTAATTGAACCTGTGTTAGGAAAATATCCGGCCTATTTCTTAGACTGGATCTATTGGAAAATGTGGGTGCTGAACATTGCAGCAGAAGCCATTGTGTCTGCGATCTTTATTCAGTACTGGTTCCCGCAAATGCCGATTTGGACGCTTGTGTTAATCATTTCACTTGTAGTGACATTGATCAATGTTTGTTCAGTCAAAATGTTTGCTGAGACAGAGTACTGGTTAGCTTCCATTAAAATTGCAGTCATTATTTTATTTATTATCATTGGGGTAACGATGCTGTTTGTCTCATTCGGACAGCATGCAGCACCGGGATTATCCAACTTAACCGACCACGGTGGGTTTTTCCCTAATGGAACTGGCGGCTTAATTGCGGCAATGCTGGTTGTAGTGTATTCCTATGGCGGAACTGAGATGATTGGGGTTACATTAGCGGAAACAAAAAACCCTGAAAAAGTCATCCCAAAGGCCATTCAAAGTACATTTGTACGAATCATCGGTTTCTATGTACTGCCGTTCTTTATCATTGTCAGCTTAATCCCTTGGAATCAAGTGAACAATGAGCAAGTGAGTCCATTCGTCACAGTGTTTGCAACAATTGGCGTGCCGTATGCAAGTGACATCATGAACGGTATCATTTTACTAGCGATCTTGTCTTCTATGAACTCTGGACTGTATGCTTCATCAAGGGTCCTTTATACGCAGGCGATGGATGGGCGTATATGGAGAGGCTTCTCCAAGCTATCAAAACAGCAGGTGCCTGTCAGAGCAATCCTTGTGTGTACATCCACATTGTATGCGGCGGTATTGATTTCTCTTTTTGTGGGAAGTCAAACCTTTAATTATTTGATGGGATCTTTAAGTTATACAGTCTTATTCATCTGGTTTATCATTGCTGTTGGTCATTTGAAATCTCGAAGCGTAGCAGAACCAGGGGGATATCGCGTCAAGCTGTATCCTTTCACAACATGGTTTTCTGTGATTGCGATCATGGCCATTTTTATCGGCGTTGTGTCAACAACTCCAATTGTACAAACGATGGTCACAATGGGCATTTATCTCATCATTACACTTTCTTTCTTCATCAACAGAAAGCGGTTTGAAACAGCCGCTTAA
- a CDS encoding NAD(P)H-dependent oxidoreductase: MRDKEQLKKEIIDAYEFRHATKEFDPAKKISEDDFAFILETGRLSPSSVGFEPWKFLVVQNEAFREKLKEYTWGAQKQLPTASHFVIILARTDARYDSAYAEYINKQIKGMTDETFDMVKGRYKEFQENDLHLLENDRTLFDWASKQTYIALGNMMTAAAQIGIDSCPVEGFSYDEIHRILDEEGLLEDGQYDVSVMAAFGYRVTEPKRGKTRRPMDEVAVWIR; the protein is encoded by the coding sequence ATGCGAGACAAAGAGCAATTAAAAAAAGAAATCATTGACGCGTATGAGTTCCGGCACGCGACAAAAGAGTTTGACCCAGCGAAAAAGATTTCAGAGGATGATTTTGCGTTTATTTTAGAAACAGGAAGACTTTCCCCAAGTTCTGTAGGATTTGAGCCTTGGAAGTTCCTCGTCGTTCAAAATGAAGCTTTTAGAGAAAAATTAAAAGAGTATACATGGGGGGCGCAAAAACAGCTTCCAACTGCCAGCCATTTTGTGATCATCTTGGCAAGAACCGATGCCCGCTATGATTCAGCATATGCAGAATACATCAACAAGCAAATCAAAGGAATGACAGACGAGACGTTTGATATGGTAAAGGGACGCTACAAAGAATTCCAAGAGAACGATCTCCATTTGTTAGAAAATGACCGTACGCTTTTTGATTGGGCTTCAAAACAAACGTATATTGCCCTTGGAAACATGATGACAGCTGCTGCACAAATCGGCATTGATTCATGCCCAGTTGAAGGATTTAGCTACGATGAGATTCATCGTATTCTAGATGAAGAAGGATTGCTTGAGGATGGTCAGTACGACGTTTCTGTGATGGCAGCCTTTGGTTATCGTGTCACTGAGCCAAAACGCGGCAAAACACGACGTCCGATGGATGAAGTAGCTGTTTGGATTCGTTAA
- a CDS encoding winged helix-turn-helix transcriptional regulator: MSAPSNPVSIVNHGCPVSVTTSVIGGKWKGVILYHLTCGPKRYNELRRLLPRISQRVLTLQLRELEQDGVVHREVYEEVPPRVEYSLTSLGDTLKPIIFAMREWGESYGKETRTKEKSCHL; encoded by the coding sequence ATGAGTGCACCATCCAATCCAGTCAGCATTGTGAATCATGGCTGTCCTGTTTCGGTCACAACGAGTGTCATTGGAGGGAAATGGAAAGGAGTCATCCTTTATCATTTGACTTGCGGTCCAAAACGATACAACGAATTACGCCGGCTTCTGCCAAGAATTTCGCAGCGTGTTCTCACGCTACAATTACGTGAGCTTGAACAGGACGGTGTTGTTCACAGAGAAGTCTATGAGGAGGTTCCCCCTCGTGTCGAATACTCACTGACTTCTCTTGGAGATACATTAAAGCCCATCATCTTCGCCATGCGTGAATGGGGCGAATCATACGGAAAAGAAACACGCACAAAAGAAAAAAGCTGCCATCTCTAG
- a CDS encoding PDZ domain-containing protein: protein MSSEWMGAGLKAVGLFLIHPLFYFMILISLLYGYIRVKRERKAFQTRIEDVYDELKFTYSKGWVLGVCLSVISVGLGIALPPGFIVLIAAMTIVFSLFFKASALSSAYTLGFSFIAALGLMYFQVSHSWLPQLSMMNASAVVILLGLLLMTEGILAYRTAHLRTSPAMVMSARGLLIGQQRANRLWLLPLVLLMPAGELTSSLPWWPVLQVHDQSFSFILIPYIIGFGQRIQGSLPIVSIQITARRILMLGLAVALLGAASIWFEPIAWGAVVIAIVGRAFLSWKQRVNDNAAPFYFSKRNQGLMVLGIIPNTPAADLKLEIGEVITKVNGIEVKTVSEFYEALQTNRALAKLEIIGLNGQTRFEKRASYEGEHHQLGILFVKDDPQQEPTAISS from the coding sequence ATGAGCTCGGAGTGGATGGGAGCCGGATTAAAAGCGGTCGGTCTGTTTTTAATTCATCCTCTTTTTTATTTCATGATATTAATCAGTCTATTGTATGGCTACATCCGCGTAAAGCGGGAGAGAAAAGCGTTTCAAACAAGAATAGAAGATGTTTACGATGAGCTTAAATTTACATATTCAAAGGGATGGGTTTTAGGAGTTTGTCTATCCGTCATTTCAGTAGGCTTAGGGATTGCCCTCCCGCCTGGATTCATCGTGCTGATTGCAGCAATGACCATCGTATTCTCTTTATTCTTTAAGGCGAGTGCGCTTTCGTCTGCATACACACTCGGTTTCAGTTTTATTGCGGCACTTGGACTGATGTATTTCCAAGTGAGCCATTCTTGGCTTCCGCAGCTCTCAATGATGAATGCATCAGCCGTTGTCATTCTGCTAGGGCTCCTATTAATGACCGAGGGGATTCTAGCATACCGAACGGCGCATTTACGTACATCGCCTGCAATGGTGATGAGTGCGAGAGGACTTTTGATTGGTCAGCAGCGGGCAAACCGTCTGTGGCTTTTACCGCTTGTTTTGCTGATGCCGGCAGGTGAATTGACTTCTTCCCTGCCATGGTGGCCGGTGCTTCAAGTGCATGATCAAAGCTTTTCATTTATTTTGATTCCCTATATCATCGGCTTCGGCCAGCGGATTCAAGGATCGCTGCCAATTGTCAGTATTCAAATTACGGCTCGTCGCATTCTTATGCTCGGACTCGCTGTTGCCTTACTAGGTGCTGCAAGTATTTGGTTTGAGCCTATAGCTTGGGGAGCTGTTGTGATAGCGATTGTCGGAAGAGCCTTTCTTTCATGGAAGCAGAGGGTCAATGACAATGCTGCGCCGTTCTACTTCTCTAAGCGGAATCAAGGGCTGATGGTGCTTGGAATCATTCCGAATACACCTGCGGCTGATTTAAAGCTTGAGATCGGAGAAGTCATTACAAAGGTAAATGGAATTGAAGTCAAAACGGTTTCAGAATTTTATGAAGCTCTACAAACCAACCGTGCTCTGGCAAAGCTTGAGATCATTGGCTTAAACGGTCAGACAAGGTTTGAGAAACGCGCTTCTTACGAAGGAGAGCATCATCAGCTTGGCATCCTGTTTGTGAAGGATGATCCACAGCAAGAACCAACAGCGATTTCATCTTAA
- a CDS encoding swarming motility protein SwrAA yields the protein MKRASIVREKKYYELVEELKSRSKDVTFSATKALSLLMLLSRYLVNYTTVESVDEIDEDCAEIYFNYLMDNHKRLGINLTDIKRSMQLLGGILDVDVNHYLKDFSLSNVTLWMNQEK from the coding sequence TTGAAAAGGGCAAGTATTGTGAGAGAGAAAAAATATTACGAGTTGGTAGAGGAACTTAAGAGTCGTTCGAAAGATGTGACGTTTTCCGCTACAAAGGCATTAAGTCTGCTCATGCTGTTAAGCAGATACTTGGTCAATTACACAACGGTAGAATCAGTCGACGAAATCGATGAAGACTGTGCTGAGATATACTTCAATTATTTAATGGATAATCATAAGAGACTTGGTATAAACTTAACCGACATCAAGAGGTCGATGCAGCTTCTCGGCGGCATACTAGATGTAGATGTGAATCACTATTTAAAAGATTTTTCACTGTCGAATGTCACACTTTGGATGAATCAGGAGAAATAA